In the genome of Patagioenas fasciata isolate bPatFas1 chromosome 12, bPatFas1.hap1, whole genome shotgun sequence, one region contains:
- the LOC136113502 gene encoding olfactory receptor 14J1-like, translating to MFNSSSITQFLLLAFADTRELQLLHFWLFLGIYLAALLGNGLIITTIAWDQHLHTPMYFFLLNLALLDMGTISSIVPKSMANSLWDTRVISYAGCAAQLFLFFFLASAEYSLLTVMSYDHYVAICKPLHYGTLLGSRACVHMAAAAWATGFLNALLNTANTFSLPLCKGNALDQFFCEIPQILKLSCSRSYLKEVRLLVLSISVVFGCFVFIVLSYVQIFRAVLRIPSEQGRHKAFSTCLPHLAVVSLFVTTAMFAYLKPPSISSPSLDLVVSVLYSLVPPAVNPLIYSIRNKELKESIRKLLIVCFSKAVTN from the coding sequence atgttcaacagcagctccatcacccagttcctccttttggcattcgcagacacacgggagctgcagctcttgcacttctggctcttcctgggcatctacctggctgccctcctgggcaacggcctcatcatcaccaccatagcctgggaccagcacctccacacccccatgtacttcttcctgctcaacctcgccctccttgatatgggcaccatctccagcattgtccccaagtccatggccaactctctgtgggataccagggtcatttcctatgcagggtgtgctgcacaactctttctttttttctttttagcttcagcagaatattctctcctcacagtcatgtcctacgaccactacgttgccatctgcaaacccctgcactacgggaccctcctgggcagcagagcttgtgtccacatggcagcagctgcctgggccactgggtttctcaatgctctgctgaacacggccaatacattttcactgccactgtgcaagggcaatgccctggaccagttcttctgtgaaatcccccagatcctcaagctctcctgctcacgctCCTACCTAAAGGAAGTCAGGCTTCTCGTGCTTAGTATATCAGtagtatttgggtgttttgtgttcattgtgctgtcctatgtgcaaatcttcagggccgtgctgaggatcccctctgagcagggacggcacaaagccttttccacctgcctccctcacctggccgtggtctccctgtttgtcaccactgccatgtttgcctacctgaagcccccctccatctcttccccatccctggatctggtggtttctgttttgtactcactggtgcctccagcagtgaaccccctcatctacagcataaggaacaaggaactcaaggagtctataaggaaactgttgattgtttgcttttcaaaagcagtaacaaactga